ctatgcaagccgcttagggccctgcaaagctgcggagggcctcaCCTGGTATGAAGTAACTTTcagcccctcaccccacttctcaactttaaagcgaaaattttttttgttaacattagatttaggctaattaaggggagcagaaacgggtatttttttttaatcaatgccgtacttaccgttttagagatccatgttctcccgccgcttccgggtatgatcttcgggactggacgttcctatttaattgacagccttccgacggtcgcatacagcgcgtcaccaggtgccgaaagaagccgaacgtcggtgcggctctatactgcgcctgcgcaccaacgttcggctactttcggaaactcgtgacgcgctggagatgcgaccgtcagaaggctgtcaatcaaataggaacgcccagtcccgcagcccatacccggagaacatctatctctacaacggtaagtacggcattgattttaaaaaaaaaaacagtttctgctccccttaattagcctaaatctaatgttaaaaattaatattttgggtgaacctccactttaagaagaggtaagaagtcagcacccccgcttctcactttaatgtaagatgtaatttccgacagcagaacacctcctcccccccttcactgtcggcagcacccctccccccccgcttctcaactttaatgtaagatatcatttttggcagcccccccccatctcaactttaatgtgacgtgtaattttgcttagggccccaaggaggtcaggatcggcactgctcacgcccataatgggaaaaatgaatcaagcgataaaaaaaaaaaaacatttttacgagGCATCAGAGACCtccctgccgccccccccccccccccccggccaagtCCACCCCTACCTCCTGGCGGGTTCACCAGCGGCCGGCAGCTCCACCGCTACAATTCTTCTGTAGCAGGCAGCGCAGTATACGAATTACCAGCCCGACCCGCTCACCCTGCCATCTTGGGGACACTGaccggggacattccctcccattcTATCACATACATCAGGCAAATTAGGTAGCTGCAAGGCCCCTGAAAGCGCGAGGCCTTAGGTGACCGCCttctttgcctaattagagagcagcCTCTGATGGTACTCTTGTGCCTGCAAGTTACCTAATATCATCAATAAATGTGGGGATTTCTGTTATTCTCTACTAATCCATGTACAGTACCCAAATACATCATCATGAAAAGAGAGATGGGTCTGTGTGCAAATTGGAACAGCAACGGGTCTGTTGCTTATAGCAACCAACCAAGATTGGTCCAGGAATCTGAATGATTGCTGTGGGCGCCAtctccgatttaaaaaaaaacagctccactgcgaagcctcgtacacacgaccgaggaactcgacgggcgaaacacatcgttttccccatcgagttccttgttaggctgtcgaggaactcgacgaggcaaGTTtatccattcccatcgaggaaaaagaagacatgctctctttttggctcgacgggatcctcgacagtttcctcgccgaaaaatgtacacacgaccggtttcctctgcaaaaaaaaaatcccagcaagtttcttgctggtttttgccgagaaactcggtcgtgtgtacgaggcctgagttacCTGTGATGGTGTTCTTACATGAGTGGACACACTTCATATAAGGTAAGTCTATGGGCTCGCCTGATCTATAATAAATTGACTGATTTAACTGATGAAAGTGCAAACTGCAGTAAAACTCCAGATAGTCAGCATTCATCTTTCTATACTGTGATACTTAGTAGATTTAATTGGTTGCTATTGATTAATGCAGAATAGCAAATAAATGCTGGTAACACtactattaaaaaatgtattaatattatttGTTGTAACATTTCAGTTATGAAATGATTAAACAAATATTATAAAACTATATTAATGTATTATATTGTTTATTAATAACAATAGTAATGGAAAATGAAGTCACATGCTGTATGGTGTGTACAACCTtggacacataggcccagattcacgtagatcggcgcaaaaatgtgcgggcgtaacgtatctaatttacgttacgccgccgcaagtttttcaggcaagtgctttattcacaaagcacttgcctgtaaagttgcggcggcgtagcgtaaatcacttggcggaattcaaatttggcgggtagggggcgtgtatcatttaaatgaggcgcgtccctgcgccgaacgaactgcgcatgcgccgtccctaaaatatcccagtgtgcattgctctaaatgacgtcgcaaggacgtcattggttttgacgtggacgtaaattacgtccagccccattcacggacgagttacgcaaacgacgtaacttttataaatttcgacgcgggaacgacgaccatacttaacattggctgcgcccaggggcggactgacaactcatggggcccccgggcaatagaagattatggggcccccgggcttacagatggccaccacttcaggaggcagtacagaggcggggcagctaaaatctcgggattttcacatcaaaagcatgtcggtttcggacatatcagggacagatctaaaaaaacacagatttttacatactgtccctggttttactgagcctggcaaccctgatggggccccctagtgacatggggccctcgggcagtgcccgagtgactcaatggtcagtccgcctctggctgcgcctcatatagcaggggcaactatacgccgggaaaagcctaacgtaaacatcgtaactttactgcgtcggccgcgcgtacgttcgggaattcgcgtatatagctaatttgcatattcaacgtggatctcgaacggaagcgccacctagcgggccaaaaaaaaaatgcacttaagatccgacggcgtaagaaacttacgcctgtcggatctaatggatatctatgcgtaactgattctaagaatcagtcgcatagatacgacgggccagattaggacttacaacggcgtacatggcgctgcgccgtcgtaagtcctttaagaatctgggccatagaatgGTCCACTCTGAGCAGTTAcacactacagtaaaaccttggtttgagagtaacttggtttgagagcgttttgcaagacaagcaaaatgttttaataaattttgccttgatatacaagcgatgtcttgatataagagtagcgtcatgtcacaactgagtataaaaaagaagagaggagcctctaagtgtagcaatatggttacatttattgaaggtacaacatttagctacACTTAgatgcgcctctcttctcttttataccctgtaaaaaaatgctttgatatacaagtgctttggattacaagcatgtttctggaacgaattatgctcccaaaccaaggttttacagtACTTCCAGTCCCCCAGGTTCATGGCTGCAGGTGAATATATTGCATATTGGTTTTCCTCAATCTATTAACATTTCCTCCTTTTATTACTGTTGCATCGAATTAAATGCCTAGAGGTTCCTGTAAAATGAGAGCACGTGCCAAAGTGTTCTGTGGGGCAGGGATAAGATGTTGGGACCTCCAGAATGGGAGGGGAGAAGTTCTGCCCCTTTCATAGTTACTTACTATAAGTAAAAGACAGACACTTGCATTTTAACATACAGCAGCTAGATACAGGGTTAATATTAATGAGCAGTTAATAAAGTTGGTATCTACAAGGAGCAGTTAAACTCCAAGAAAAACAGACAAGACAAGCAACCCAACAGCTAAAAGAAAGGCATATGGATACTTCATACCATTGATTAAAAGGATCCAGAAATTACCTAGAAAGATCGAATGGACACCTTAGGAAGAGAAGGACCATGGGAAGGATGGAAGGGCAGTGTGCAACCAGCCCTGATGTTCTCATTTGTATTTCTAGTCTGCCTGGAAGCCTGCATGTGGGTAAGAAGCCATGGGCAGAAAAGGAGCCCTCCTGGACCATTCCCCTGGCCTTTTGTGGGCAATGCCATGCAGTTAGGACAAACACCTCACCTTACCTTCTGTAAGATGGCTCAGAGGTATGGCAATGTGTTTCAGATCAGACTGGGGAGCCATGACATTGTGGTCCTAAATGGAAGCTCCACCATCAGAGAAGCTCTGGTGAAGCACAGCTCAGAGTTTGCAGGGAGACCTAATTTCACATCCTTCAAAATGATATCTGGAGGGAAGAGTATGGCTTTTGGTGGCTACAGTGACCTATGGAAGATTCAAAAGAGAATAGCCCACTCAACCCTAAGGGCATTCTCCACCATCAATGCAGAAACCAAACAGCAatttgaacagcatgtaatatcaGAAGTCCAAGACCTGATCCAGGTTTTCATGGATCTAAGTTCTGGAGGTCAGTTCTTTGACCCTTACCATGAGTGTACTGTGGCTGTGGCCAATGTCATCTGTGCTTTGTGCTTTGGGAAACGTTATAGTCATGATGACCAGGAGTTCAAAGCCTTGGTTGGAAGAAATGACAAATTTGGGCAAACAGTGGGTGCTGGAAGTCTAGTGGACATCATGCCCTGGCTCCAAGCCTTCCCCAACCCTGTGAGGAGCCTCTACCGCAGCTTCATAGACTTGAACATGGAGTTCTTTGATTTTGTGAAAAGTAAAGTCACCCAGCACCGAGAGACTTACCAAGCTGAGGTCACCAGAGACATGAGCGATGCCTTCATAGGGGTTATAGAACATGGGTCAGGAGCTGGTCTGGGCAAAGACTATGTGGAGGGCACTGTGACAGATCTTCTAGGTGCAGGTCAGGACACCAACTCTACAGCTCTGGCTTGGATCATACTCTTACTCATTAAATACCCCCACATCCAGCAGAAGATACAAGAAGAGATTGGCAGAGTGGTGGGTCAGGACAGGCTGCCCACTGCtggggacaaagcccacttgtCCTATGTGCAAGCCTTCATCTATGAAGCTCTGCGCTTCAGTAGCTTTGTACCCCTCACCATCCCACACTCCACCACCAGCAATGTCATCATTGATGGCTTCTGCATACCCAAGGACACTGTGGTCTTTGTCAACCAGTGGTCAGTAAACCACGATGAGACCACATGGAAGAACCCTGGAATGTTTGACCCTGAGAGGTTCCTGGATGAACATGGACATCTAGATAGAGATCTTACCAATGGGGTGATGATCTTCTCCATGGGGAAGCGAAGATGTATTGGGGATCAGCTTTCCATGCTGCAGATGTTTCTCTTCACCACCATCATGCTTCATCAGTTGTCTTTCCATGCCAACCCCAAAGAAGAACTGACCATGGACTGTATCAGTGGTCTGTCTCTGAAGCCTGTTCCATACACAGTGACTGTGAGAGCCCGCAAGCATGCAGCAAGCGAAGTCATCGCATTGTAAAGCTTTGCGAACTCCCATCGGCTTTCCAGGAAAGGATTACTGCCAGCAGTCTCCAGAACCATGCCAGTCTGTGGTCAGTGTTCTTTGTATTGGGCAGACTGGAACAAATGGTGACATCTTTAGTATACCAGAAGCAATAACTCCTTCTCCTGCTGCTGGCAGATACTTCTCCATTCttagacttgtagttccaccataGGAAGTCCCCGGTCGCTTTGTTCTATGCATGTAAGCTGGTGGTGGGGCATTGAGTCAGCCAGCTCTGCTTCCAGCGTGAGCAGCAGGCGGAGTCCGGGGAGTCACCGTGCAGCCCGCCCGCCTCATTACCTGCTGCGCTTCCACACTGTCAGCGCTATACACAGCATTCCATCTCCTACAAAGTCATTTATACCACTAAGTCCTGAAAATCCATGTATAGTGACCAGTGATCTATAGTGACCAGTAAATCTGTATTATTAGATGCACTGAGAACGATTTCATAATTACAGCAGTAGTTTACTAAAACATTTTATATTGCTTTATATTGCTTTGCATTATCAGTTTAAAAGAAAGATTATTCTATTGTGTATCATGTACCAGCAAAGGATACGATAAGGTGATAGTGTTACATTTCACACATTCAACTGTTCCTTGATATATATGTTCTTAGATGTTCGTCTCTTGTATAAAAGTAGTGCTGGATGGTGACACTGTGACAATGCTGATCTCTAGGGACAAGTGTCCCCATCATACAAAAATCATATGACAGCGAGCTATAGTTCTATACACTACAATTGTCTAATACCGGTCATTTACATagataggatatatatatatatatatatatatatatatatatatatatatatatatatatatatatatatatatatatatatatatatatatatatatatatatatatatatatatatatatatatatatatacaggcataccccacttgtaagtacacaatgggatttatttaataaataatattatttattattagctggaaagtgcaaactcaggctcacttctgcacagaaaccaatgggcttctaaccccagcttgttaaattaagctttggtaataaaacctggaagcccattggtttctatgcagaagtgagactgattttgcactttccagctaatAATAAATactattatttaatattatttattaaataaataccattgtgtacttaaaagtaggGTATGCCTGTAATCAATCACATGTTATTCATGTATTCCTATATTTGTGTATAGggcatttgtttatttattgtttaaaaaattaGATATGAGGTTTAATATACGGTATATATGCCGTAtctataatatactgcaatatgTTGGTTGCCTGGCATCAAGAAACACAACAGAACATAAtataattcattaaaaaaaaaaaaaaatcagaaaagaatCAGGCTTGAAATTCTGAGACAGGAGTACAAGTTCAGTGGATATTGTTGATCCACTCCATTTCATCTACTGTTTGTCTTGATGTATTTTCACATATGTATTGCTTTATTGTATGATTTCTTCTGAAATACCAATacaaatatttaaacaaaaaaggcTTTGGATCCTGTGAGTGTCCCTTCTGTCCCGACCTTGATCCCTGCATTTCTCTTTGATAATTCGCTGAGACATCTGTAAACTGATGATTGATAAATTATATTAAATGTCTTGGTCGGGTTCCACTAAATTTAGAAGGGATGATCCAGAATTGGTTTTCAGAACAGTTTTAAACAAATATTGATTTGTTTATACATATTAATTGTCACATTAAATCTGTTGTCTTTTTGTACAATTCTAATTAGTAGAGCTTGTACAGAAATGATAACATTTGCACTCTTGTAAACAACTTTTAATATCTCTTAATTGTAGCAATAATATGTTGGTTAACTATATTTAACATGAATCGAttgataaaataacaaaatacatTTGGATTGATTTTTAAGcaatatttcgtttttttttttttttattgcagcatGCAAATGTAATTAACATAcattattattgaaaaaaaaaaaaaaaaaaaacattgcaaatgTGCAATGCATCATTTTGGACTAATTATTTTCAATGTGttattatataaacaaatttatgtacaCACATTTTACACACATCGGATTTATGTACACACATTTTAATTGGGGAAGGAATGCCCTTGGTCTACAGAATGCCGATATCAATGAGGTGACTGCCAATAAATGTTTAAAGTATATGTTAACCCTAACTATGAactcttatttgctccctttgttattttttcttttgaaagATATTTATTAACAAGTGTAGAGACAATACCTAGCTTatctccaaaaaaaatatataaaaaaatatgcacagtaATGAAAATCGTATGAAAAATACCCATTTCTACGCAATCGTactataatcggatcgttagtacagagccgatcacgacagttcatccgatattattttatcggacatgcacaaaaATCTCtctcgtacaataccagatcgtacgattttcgtttaatcagtacagttgtagtccgaaaatacaatacaaatatattacaacatataacatcacttccgatttttgtcgtacgagaattttcgtaactttggTAAACTCTTCAGGTTCGATATACGACTagcatgcacaaaaaaaaaaaaatggacgttctgtcgtccgattttcagaatttcgtgtgtacggggcatgatgccccgtacacacgatcggacctttgtccgaccaaattcacatcggattTATGTACACACATTTTAATTGGGGAAGGAATACCCTTGGTCTACAGAATGCCGATATCAATGAGGTGACTGCCAATAAATGTTTAAAGTATATGTTAACCCTAACTATGAactcttatttgctccctttgtTATTTTGTCTTTTGAAAGATATTTATTAACAAGTGTAGAGACAATACCTAGCTTatctacaaaaaaattataaaaaaatattctagaAATAAAATGTGTATCTGGAACCACAATTCTTCTAAAACTTGTCTGTGTGATttacccagcaaaaaaaaaaacttcacaacTAGCCCAGCAAAGTTGTCTCCATGTCAAACACCTGGCTATATGTAGGAGTATTTATACTATTCAAATTTCCCTTTGACCAAGCTGGAT
This window of the Rana temporaria chromosome 13, aRanTem1.1, whole genome shotgun sequence genome carries:
- the LOC120920037 gene encoding cytochrome P450 1B1-like translates to MDTLGREGPWEGWKGSVQPALMFSFVFLVCLEACMWVRSHGQKRSPPGPFPWPFVGNAMQLGQTPHLTFCKMAQRYGNVFQIRLGSHDIVVLNGSSTIREALVKHSSEFAGRPNFTSFKMISGGKSMAFGGYSDLWKIQKRIAHSTLRAFSTINAETKQQFEQHVISEVQDLIQVFMDLSSGGQFFDPYHECTVAVANVICALCFGKRYSHDDQEFKALVGRNDKFGQTVGAGSLVDIMPWLQAFPNPVRSLYRSFIDLNMEFFDFVKSKVTQHRETYQAEVTRDMSDAFIGVIEHGSGAGLGKDYVEGTVTDLLGAGQDTNSTALAWIILLLIKYPHIQQKIQEEIGRVVGQDRLPTAGDKAHLSYVQAFIYEALRFSSFVPLTIPHSTTSNVIIDGFCIPKDTVVFVNQWSVNHDETTWKNPGMFDPERFLDEHGHLDRDLTNGVMIFSMGKRRCIGDQLSMLQMFLFTTIMLHQLSFHANPKEELTMDCISGLSLKPVPYTVTVRARKHAASEVIAL